A genome region from Mycobacterium florentinum includes the following:
- a CDS encoding MarR family winged helix-turn-helix transcriptional regulator, protein MSASHDEPLGFLLYRVMASLRPQVAAELKPLGLGLPEFVCMRILANHPGLTSAELARGTNVSAQAANQVLHALEDRGACSRAATAPAGRAMPARLTRRGKALLKRADAAVAVAEQRILTRLAAEQQSQLKELLYAAGTP, encoded by the coding sequence ATGAGTGCTTCCCATGACGAGCCTTTGGGGTTCCTGTTGTACCGAGTGATGGCGTCGTTGCGGCCCCAGGTCGCAGCGGAGCTGAAGCCGCTGGGACTCGGCCTGCCCGAATTCGTGTGCATGCGGATCCTGGCCAACCACCCCGGGCTCACGAGTGCGGAGTTGGCTCGCGGCACCAATGTCTCCGCACAGGCGGCCAACCAGGTGCTGCACGCACTCGAGGACCGCGGCGCATGCAGCCGTGCGGCGACGGCGCCGGCCGGCCGCGCAATGCCGGCCCGGCTAACCCGGCGCGGCAAAGCCCTGCTGAAGCGTGCGGATGCGGCGGTGGCGGTGGCCGAACAGCGAATTCTGACCCGGCTCGCCGCCGAGCAGCAAAGTCAGCTCAAAGAACTGCTTTATGCTGCGGGCACCCCTTGA
- a CDS encoding NADP-dependent oxidoreductase, producing the protein MPDMPNRQIVLRRRPIGLVAPDDTELITRPAPEPAEGEALLRTTYVGLDAAVRTWLNDQPSYLPPVQLGEVIRAAGIGEVVQTRCDAFAVGDVVTTLTGFQEYVIIRDDVFSTPIPGEDDQLAIMSVYGPTGATAYIGMVDVGMPQPGETVVVSAAAGATGSIAGQIAKIAGARVVGIAGGPEKCRAVVEDFGFDACIDYKNDDIPAALKQHCPKRVDVYFDNVGGPILNAVLGRLANNARVVLCGVISSYLTGEHPGPANYVNLLSKTARMQGFNALDQWGRFEEAHAALRKWGAEGRLTHRQTVFDGIESCVDALNGLFTGANIGKTLVKLSEPSAP; encoded by the coding sequence GTGCCCGACATGCCGAATCGCCAGATCGTCCTGCGTCGCCGCCCGATCGGGCTCGTCGCACCCGATGACACCGAGCTGATCACCCGGCCGGCACCCGAGCCCGCCGAGGGCGAGGCGCTGCTGCGAACCACTTACGTGGGGCTCGACGCGGCGGTCCGGACCTGGCTGAACGACCAGCCGAGCTATCTGCCGCCGGTGCAACTCGGCGAGGTGATCCGCGCCGCCGGCATCGGGGAGGTGGTTCAGACGCGGTGCGATGCCTTTGCCGTCGGGGACGTGGTCACCACGCTGACCGGTTTTCAGGAGTACGTGATCATCCGCGACGACGTGTTCAGCACGCCCATCCCCGGTGAGGACGACCAGCTGGCGATCATGTCGGTGTACGGGCCGACCGGCGCCACCGCGTACATCGGAATGGTCGACGTCGGTATGCCCCAGCCGGGGGAGACGGTGGTGGTCTCGGCCGCGGCGGGCGCCACCGGATCGATCGCCGGGCAGATCGCCAAGATCGCCGGCGCGCGGGTGGTGGGCATCGCGGGCGGGCCGGAGAAATGCCGGGCGGTGGTCGAGGACTTCGGATTCGACGCGTGCATCGACTACAAGAACGACGACATTCCCGCCGCGCTCAAGCAGCATTGCCCGAAGCGCGTCGACGTCTACTTCGACAACGTCGGCGGGCCGATCCTCAACGCGGTGCTCGGCCGGCTCGCCAACAACGCCCGCGTCGTGCTGTGCGGCGTCATCTCCAGCTACCTGACCGGTGAACACCCGGGCCCGGCCAACTACGTGAACCTGCTGTCGAAGACCGCGCGGATGCAGGGATTCAATGCGCTGGATCAATGGGGCCGCTTCGAGGAGGCCCATGCAGCGCTGCGCAAGTGGGGGGCCGAGGGCAGGCTTACCCATCGCCAGACCGTCTTTGACGGCATCGAGTCGTGCGTCGACGCCCTCAACGGGTTGTTCACCGGCGCCAATATCGGCAAGACATTGGTCAAGCTGAGCGAGCCCTCGGCTCCCTAG
- a CDS encoding DUF3060 domain-containing protein — translation MESQDDPEKRIRDLERPLAETARASELGGTPQGGHAYPPPPPGPVPPPPPGSVPPPPSMYGYGGPYGGPPPKSSGNRLWWIVGTIIVVGVLALAGGIAAFAAHQISGVRSIINSEISTTPSTSSRVTTSPRTTPRSPRSSTSAPQTTSTSALPPQGAPLDISGIDENKTIACNDNVVTVSGINNTIVITGHCASLTVSGMKNTVTVDSSDSIDASGMNNHVTYHSGAPKISNSGVDNDVSQG, via the coding sequence ATGGAATCGCAGGACGACCCGGAAAAACGGATCCGGGACCTCGAGCGCCCGCTGGCCGAGACCGCGCGCGCTTCCGAATTGGGCGGCACACCGCAGGGCGGCCACGCCTACCCACCGCCGCCACCGGGCCCGGTGCCACCGCCACCCCCCGGCTCGGTGCCACCGCCGCCGTCCATGTACGGCTACGGCGGCCCCTATGGCGGGCCTCCGCCGAAATCTTCGGGCAACCGGCTGTGGTGGATCGTGGGCACGATCATCGTCGTCGGCGTGCTGGCGCTCGCGGGCGGCATCGCCGCCTTTGCCGCACACCAGATTTCCGGTGTCCGGTCGATCATCAACTCGGAGATTTCGACGACGCCCAGCACGTCCTCGAGGGTGACGACGTCACCCCGGACTACGCCGCGGAGCCCGCGGTCGTCGACCAGCGCGCCGCAGACCACCTCGACGTCGGCGTTGCCGCCGCAGGGCGCGCCGCTCGACATCTCCGGCATCGACGAGAACAAGACGATCGCGTGCAACGACAACGTGGTCACCGTCAGCGGAATCAACAACACGATCGTGATCACCGGCCACTGTGCGAGCCTGACGGTGTCGGGCATGAAGAACACGGTCACCGTCGATTCCTCCGACAGCATCGACGCGTCCGGCATGAACAACCACGTGACGTATCACTCGGGTGCGCCGAAGATCTCCAACTCCGGGGTCGACAACGACGTCTCGCAGGGCTGA